The DNA sequence TGGGTGTGGAAAAGGTACAGGTGTGGATCGATCCAGAACATCGACGACTCTGTAAGTTATGCTCTGGCTTTGTCTTccatgtttcttttttctttacgaGAGAGGAGAAAAGGAAAAGGCATCTAAGAATTAAGAGATCAGCTGCATCATGCAACCTAAACTGCTGCATAGAAAACATTGTTTCAATAAATAATCTGTGTTTTGTGTATGATGAAATAACAGAGCATATGATGGAGTTCTTTTCTATGAATCCTTTATTGTGTTCTAATTAATTTGAGTGCTCCATGCATATTTTGCAATGTTAAATGTGTCTTCACTTTATATTACTTCCTATAGAGGGATGCATGTCTTTATTGTCAAAACTGACATTTTCTTGTTAACTGTTGAACTTGTAAATGATGGAACATAACTATAGTTGCATCAAAAGTACGCTGAAGGGATTCCATTGTTCTTTTCCtcattttttaaagatattgttGTTCAGTTCTTGTGTAGTGGGATCTTTCAGATCAAGCCAACCAAATATGATTTTGTTAAGCATTTTTCTTGCAGTGccttgaaaaagaaattgaaggaCAAGATGGCTGATTTTCAGGTAGAATAcatccatatatatttttttatatatattcttctttcAACAtcaccattttaaaattttaattatgtcTGCAGACCCTGAGGCAAAACATCCAACAAGAGTATCGGGAAGTTGTTGAGAGGCGTGTTTTTACAGGTTTAAACTCCTAACCTGTAGTAACATCAATGATTATCTGTAACTAGTTTTCTTGGATTTTCCatgatatataattttcattttttttttgtttttttgttttttctgtctTTCCTGGTCTTTGTGATTTTCAGTAACTGGCAACAGAGCTGATGAAAAGGTGAAACATTTTGGCACTGTTGAAATTCCTATTTGATGTTAATTATTGTCCGCTCATCTTCTAATTGCTTAACAATGTACAGACGATTGACAGATTAATTGAGACTGGGGATAGCGAACAAATATTCCAGAAGGCAATTCAGGAACAAGGGCGAGGCCAGGTGTGTCACTCTTCTCTGTCTCTGCCCCCCCACCCCCCCGGGCTGGGTTCCCCTTTCCAAATGAATTGAACAAGTTAAGGAATAAAAGAATAATGTATACAAACAATTTCTGCTTGGTTTCCACTCTACCCTTGAACTTGCTAGCTGGATTTGAAGTGCAGTTTACTTTTGTGTATGTGGTCTTGGGGCTGTTAAAGTGGATTTTTGACTCATTTCTCAATGGAAAACGCGGGAGAAATTTGGGTTATCTCAAGGTTTAGGACAAGATGATTTGGTTGTAAAACATATATTTCTGGAGGCTTGTAGTTTATGGGAGGTTCTTCGTTATTGTGTTCCTATATTGGTTTTGAATACATTTTGGGGGTTTGCATGTTGCACCGAAGGTAAGTTTGTGATTCTTTGGTGCTATTcagtttttacaatttttatggGTTGTATATTTGGAGAGAAATGAGAGGTGTTATATCACAAGTTTGAGGAAGTTTTATGAAACAGaacaaagttaatttttttgtttcttgtagAGGGTGTTCCCTTCTGTATGTAATAAGTTTAGATTGGAGAGCATAGTGTACTTAGTGTTGCATTTCGAGGTTCATTATTATTGCGGTTAAAGGTTCCTTTTACTAATTTGATTTAGTGTGCAAGACTGCTGGTCCAATTGAACTTCTTTAAAGGTTCATTGTTATTGAGGTTCAATCATATGTACTCCCATGAAATCACTCCTGGttatgtttatttggttttttgcaGATAATGGACACTCTAGCAGAAATTCAAGAGCGCCACACTGCTGTTAGAGATGTTGAGAGGAAACTTCTTGATTTGCAGCAGgtaacttgtaaaatttgtacACTGACGCATACTGATTTCATTCAAGATGTCAAATTGATTTATATAGGCATTGAGAAAAGTTTTGTATGCTAATACCGATTCATTTGTACACTAATGCATGCTAATTCAGATGCCATCTACTTTTTTGTCAAATTGACTAGAACAACATTGAACCTTTAAGTCTGGCATCATGGGATTCCATACTAGAATTACAGGGGCAATTTCATCATTAGGTTATCCCATCATGAGGCAAATATGTGCTTAGTCACATTACTAATAGAGCAGTGTATCACCATTTCATTGGCTTGCATATGGTCCAATAGAATTGCTGGCGAAGTCGTTTAAAAGAGGCTTGGTTGGTCGAGTCAGTAGATCTGAAAAAATTGCCTACTCATCAATGCATTACTAGAGCTGGCTTCTCCAGATGGAAATCATGAGAAATACCCACACAGGGTAACTTGGAAAAGAAAGAGCATCTGATTCGTTAGCAAGAGACTAACGGTTTTAATTCATGTAACATAATTTTAGGATGATAAATGTAAATTCTATGTATAATGCAGATATTTTTGGATATGGCGGTGCTGGTGGAAGCTCAAGGGGACTTGCTCGATAACATAGAATCACAGGTACTCTCAAACACACCATGATGAAACATGATCTCTATGGATTTGTTGCTAGTAGAGTAGACGGTATATAGCATGACGAATAAAGTGATACGCACCACCAGTTTCTGCATGACAACTTTTTGGTAGATAATCCTGTAAATTTCTGTTCCTGCAGGTTTCGAGTGCTGTCGATCATGTACAGCAAGGAAACACTGCTTTAAATAAGGCCAAGAAGCTACAGAAGAATTCAAGGAAGTGGATGTGCTTTGCTATCCTCATCCTTCTCATTATAGTCATAATCATAGTCGTCACTGTGATCAAGCCATGGAGCAAAGGTGGAGCTTAGCTCAACAAAATTGTAAGATAATAATATACTGGATACAGCCATTAATCTTCTTGTGGTCCAAAGCATCTAACAATTCTTTTGTATCAGTGCTCCATTAACAAATCCGGCTTTTTACAGCTCTTGTATAACGATGTTACAATCATAGCcgaaattaacatatatatatatatatatatatactaatatacATACCTATGTTCTTTACTGAACGAAAAACAGAATTATAATCCATTACGTTGTATGGGAAAATATCATGTGTATTGTGCCAAGTACCGCTTGAGATTTCACAAGATTTGAAATCCATGTTGCAGAGGTAAAAGAGAACTACTGAACAATATTTGTTTGggtaatgaaataataatttttttttttttttttttttggttgttttgggACCATCGGCGCATGATATGTTGTACAAAGGGGTGTATATAGAGTTTGTCCTCAACGATAAATGTGAGTCAAGTTAGATGGGCCTAGTTAATGGATCCTGGACCAATGGTTGGGTCCCATGCGGGTAAGTTGGAGCTTCGAACCTTGAACTTGAGGATTTGGGTCAATAcaaaagttcaatttttttattttttatttttttaaatgacaaGTTGAAGTGAAGCATCGTTTTAGCccttttttaattatgttttttcgTTTTAGAATCCCAAAAGAGAAAAGCttctttaaaaacaattttgtgTTTCTAAAATACATTAAACGAGCTTTAATTAATCTTCAATTGCCTGCAGAATTAGCAAACTACAGAAGCTTAGCAACCTTGATAACCAGTGCttgaaaaaactatttaaattaaattcacTATAAAAGATGCAGAATCCTCAATTGATGATTCAATGTGGCTTTCAACTGGCACTgtatcaaaaaatttatcagTAGACTTTAATGTATATTGcccaccccaaaaaaagaaaaagaaaaaagtaaaacctTCAACGTATAGATTCTGATCAGTTTGTCCAAGTATGCTTCTAAAAAGGTTTAAAAGTTTGATATATGAAGGTATACAGATATTTACTCTGGAGATTACCCAGAACGTATCCAAAGAATAGATGACTCAGACGTCTGTTGAAACCATAAACTAATTGTAGCTTTTGGATAAAACACCCTCTACCTCCAAAAAACTGTTGCATTCCGGAAGAAATTGCAGGAAAATGAATGCCGCCATTCAGTAAAAAGAATTTCATAAGAATCGTATCCCAAACAAGTCCTAGTCATTTGGATCCATTTCTTCATCCTGGTCAAATGTTAGTGATGACTTAGTTTTATCGTTGTCATTTGATTCAGGTATTTCAACCTGATCGCTTTCATATTCTGTTGTTTCACTGTCCTCAGATTTACCATCTTCTTCTCCGGTTGGCTCCGACAAGAGAATTTCTTGACCAAACCATTTCGGGCACTCTTCTTCACCTCCGTATAAAAATTGGCCATTTTTGCCTTTCACATGAACTGGAGCCTCTGCAGATGATATTCTACAAGAGCATTCTGGAAGCGGGTGTGAAATGAATAAAGCTGATTTAGACAAGAGGGATTGCCTTATAAGGCCTTCCTCACTCAAACTTTTGTTAAGGTGCTCCCTCACTAACAGTGTCCAATTATGCTTGGGATGGTACATATTGTCACGAGTCGCGTTTAGAAGTTTTGCAAGAACTTTCCTGTTCAAACAAACCAAGCTAGtgtcaaataataattatatatgacaGAATGAACAGCAGAAGTACCTTTTCCAGGTAAATACAGTTATTAACTAAGAGAATTATACAAAATAACAGTAGATACAACTTAAATTGAGAAGGATGAAAACCAAGACAGTAATACAACTTAAATTAAGCAAGGATGAAAACCAACTGGTTCATTTAAAGAATCCCAACTCGCCCATTGGTTATTCTAACAAAACTGTGTGAATGCACAAAGGCAAgcaaaaaatataatcaaactCTTAAGGTTGATTCTAACATGTCCATGTTTGTGCTTGTGTTTATGTCTGTGCACACACGTGCTGAAAATGGATAAACACCTGCATGCGTTTATAACCATCAAAGTGGTGTTTAATGCACCTTTCTTGTAGCCAACAAATTCTATTGAATAACTGATGGAACAAGGGAAAGTTTTAAATCCTAAAGAATGAATATTGATTTAACTCTAACATCAAATGCTATTGCTAAACACTGATTAATCAAGTTACAAAGGGGCGCTTGGAAAACAAATTAACTGCCTTAAAATATGCATTTATGCTGATCTTACCTGTCTGGTCGATATGTTGTAGAAGAAGCGCTTATATGCAACCGCTGCCCCACAACCAAGCCAGAAAAATCTGGCCATCCACTACCATCGTTGTTGAAACCAGGAAAAAAAGCATCTGCTTCCACAGAGACAATATAATCAAGAGCATCCCAAATTAGTCTGTGTGCTTGCATTCTTAAATCCATAGGTGAAGGTTCTGGTTCCTTGTCCATTTCAGTAATCCATCCATACCACCCTTCTTTTTCATGTCGATAGATAGGTCTATCTGGAGGTGGAGGAAGAGGCCGAGGCCGGGGACCCGCTCTCTTCCATTCTTCTTTAAGTTGCTGCTCACTTTTAGCTGGAGGTGATTGAAAGAGGTCCAATGGAAGAGGTGATTCAGGTCCAACCAAGTCAGACAACTCTGCTTTGCTGCACAAAGAAGTGCGATCCACTAAGTTGGCAAACATGGCACGCAGAGGGATCAGAACACGTTGACCCCCAAAAGTTTCAGAACCAGctaaatatataattgttttaggAGGATAGCCCATTGCACGAAGGAGAACTCCAACCTGCAGAAATTTCAATGACAAAGGATGATCCAGGATGCTTCAAGTTAACCATAGTAAGAGTACAGATATGTTTCCAAAGGCACAAAAACACtattcttttccattttcatgGAAACATACAAGTATTATAACATAATCTTAAAGCGAAATTATTGACATTAGGCAAACCTCTTCAGGCATTAATGGGCAAGAACCATTTTCTCTTCGTAAGTGTGAATCAACGTTTAGTTCCTCATTGATAATCCCCCGTTTTATCATCTGTGCCCTTCGGTATTGTATAAGTTCAGTATGAACATCCTACAAAACAAACCAAGCCAATGAGAATTTAAAACCAAGACTGCAAGATAAATATTGTTAGTGTTTTATCATTTAAGGCAGAATAACTATTAACATAATTAAAAGGGATGATTGTAAAAATCCACCTTGTAATTTGGGTCATTCTCAATTTGGTCCATAGACATGTTTATAAGCAATGTCAACCATGAACATAACATCAAATGGATCCTTATGTATGGTTGAACGAAATTTTCTCCAGACAGTTTCATTTCATTTCACCAAAACGTTTCAAAAACAACCTAAAACATTTCTATCTGATCCTAACGAAATGTACACAGAAACGAAAAATGAACTTTCATCGATGCAAATgataaaaagttcaaaaaagCTAACCTGGAAAAGTTCAGCACAACCATGATATGCCAATGTGTCTCTCAATAAACCAGGATGAAAAGATAGGAAAGGTTGGCCCCATGCTCTTAACCTATAAATAGAAAACAGATTTACAAGATTGAAATTGATAAACATGTGAAGATCCAAATACAGAACAATTATAAGCATACAAtcagttcttttttatttctattccaAGTAGTGTGCCCTTATTGAAAAGGAATACAATTGCAATCTAAGGCCGCccatatttaaacaacatatctttttctttctccctcATAAAGCAAAGGCCAATTAGTGTTTATAATGTTACAGATCAATACCACAGGACAGCCCAGTTTAAAAATCTAGAAATTCCAGACATGAAATAAGCTGTGTCCCAGGCAACAAATTTCTTGTTGTTTGCAATACAGATTGAACACTAAGTTGTCTCAAGAAACTAATGTGTCGTGCTAATGATATTGAATATAAAGTCAATAGCATGATTCTAGGCAACTGTCAGCAGACAAGATAAGAAGGCAAGTGAGCTGATCAACAGTAATGTCATTACAAAATAAGTTTTTCCAATCAAATAATGGCTGAAACTGGCTAAAAATATCCATTCACCTTCGGCTGGTCCATTTGGGATgagtggaaatttaaaaatgggTTTTGGGTTTACAGGGAGTTATTAGCTTACCACGGGGTTTGTTCTTCCATCTTTACCACAAAAACATAAAGCTTGGACTATACTTGGGTTGAAAATTTGTTAGACTTTCAGTCAAGTTCAGTAGGCTGAGACCTCAAACTGACCATTGATAAAGTTCCATGCGACAGATTCATAACTAAAAAAATACCATATGAACATTTATGTCTCAAGACATACATATTTAAAGTTCTAATGCAAAAACACAAAGCTTGGGTTGGGATGAAAGTTGTTACACCGAAAATCCATATGCTGAGATTGGTTCTTAAATTTTGATTACTGACAATAGTTCTACCATAgttggcaaaaaaaattaaaaaaataaataaataaataaagagagacaATAGTTCTACCATACCTAGACTGATTGAAACATCCTACAAACTCAAAATTTTTATCCTTTGCTGTACCATGAGTCCCATTTTGGATGAAGTTGCATGACTTATGTCCTTAAATATGGTCTTTAGTAGCTTAAAACTTAATTATCAGTTAAACCCTACTAAAGATTTTACTTTAGTtcccaaaatataataaagtttATACTTAAACCAGAACTGATAGCACATTTGGATGAGTGCTTTTGTCAATATAGATTAAgattaaacaagaaaaagcaGCCTTATTGTGCCATTTCCTTCACACCAAGTTTGACCACTTCTGATACCTTAGTCTGAATACTAGTGTATGTACAAGCTCTCCACATAGTAATACTGCTCAGTGCATTAAAATCTTAGCAAGAAGACAGGATTAAGATTTATACCTTGCCACCATCCGTTGCCCAAGGGTCTGAATTTCTTGTCGAAACTGGAGTGCTTGGAAAGCAACCCTGCATCTCAGCCTTTGAAACTCAGACATGCTAGGTGGAAGGATTGACTAGAAGAGGATAAAAAATAGCATTAGGATTGTTGGCTATACTTCACTGAAAGACCacacccaaaaaattaaaaaaaaaatttctttccaaGGAACACAATTTCAGCAAAGAAAATAGAATAATTCAATCCTTCAAGAGGATGAAAAGTCTTTTCAACTTAGGTTGGCCAGTCACCCTccgatattttcataaatgaaAAATCTTAAGAATGCCAAAAACAAAATCCTGTGAAATTCTGTGAATCAGATTAAATGGAACAAAGGAACCACTAGCCCAGCAGCCAGAAAGATGTGTCTGACCAACATTAAGGAAGCTattatccataaaaataaaaaaaataaataaaaaataaaaaaaatttcataacttCCAGAAAACCTATAGAACCAGACAATTATTAACACCGAAGTTTCTACTAAATTTTAGGAAATTTCAGACTTAGCCTAtcttgtatattttgcatgttttttcaagAGATTATGAGATCTGCGACAACGTGGTATCCTATTTGACATAATGAAACATCAAACTACCTGCAAACATCCCCCATCTGTAATAACCAAACCAATAACCCTGCCCTTCTTTAGCTTTGGTAGGACTTCTTTAGTATAAAAATCTGGAGAAGCCGAATTTTTGGGCTTAAAAGTGGGAAAAGCGTTCTTTTTCCTTTCAGCCTTCAAATTATCAGGCAGGCTCTTGACAATGAGTACATCGGCTGTGAGGGATTCTATAAAGTGCTCCTCATCGTACAGATATGAAAAGCTCTTAAATTTATTGCTGTAgcaaaaaagtttgaaaacaaGTATAAAGCagtgaatatatattttactagcATAGACAGCAGTAACTTAAATAATCAAAGAAGCTTGCATAATATACCTGATGCCTTTTGAACGAGTACTGGCTTGAATCTCTGGAATGACAAGAGTAGCATTTAGAAGCCTGGATACGGTGACCAGATCACAGATCtagaaaattaacaaatatcttATGAACTCCCAATAGAgataataatacaaaatcacACATTTGATAAAGCTTACCGATGATCTTATGTTCGCAAACCCACCAAatatttttgcataaataaaaccaTTGTTATGTTTGTTGGGAActgtaaagaaaagaaagaatgatCCATCAGGTTGACATGCACAATTTAAACTCATAAAAAATTGTCCAATAACAAAAGAGATAGAAATCAAGAAATTTTCCCAAGAAAACTTAGAAATAAAAAGATTTGTTCAAAGTAATTGCAGAAGTTATCAAAATTTGGGCGCATAATAGAAGAATTaatatcatcattttttttttttttttgggggggggggggggtgtggtaGAAGAAAAAAGTTTAGTTAAAGCTATTTGTGCTGCTTTTTTCTAACTACACAACAAAGtaagaaaattaaatgaaaaagttTACTGTAAGGCCAAATTTTATCACATAGAATTCAGCCCGTGCACCTACTTGAGAGACCCTTTATTAGCTATTTACTTGGTTACAATATCTTTATATCTGCACACATAAGCTCCAACAGAGAGATTCCATCAATACCAGGTTCTTTCCttgtttaatctttttttatacCTTTTCAAAATTAAGCTACCCTTATTTATCTTGCAAATATTGCAAATTCTATCATCGATGAAACCCAGACCATCCTAATCTTAATGAAAAGGCTTTACGAAATAACACCTTCACTTTACTTTAAGTTGCTTTCGCTCCTAAAACCATCCTAAGCTCATCTCCAACAGTCAACTCCCAAgaattaaaccaccaccataGTCATCTACATGTTGATGTTAACAGCTTAAAATATCTAATTAGAGTTTCTTCCAATATTATGCAAGAAAATGGatctaaaattattaaagatgaAATACCTTCTCAATTAAAactaatactatatatatatatatatatatatacgcgcATATATatcattgggaaaaaaaaaaaggggaaaaaacaaaatcatgagTACGTGCATCAATACCTGGATAGCTGTTTCTGGGGTTGGCATAAGACTGCAAAGACCTCAACGGCTTCACAGGCCCCCATAGTCTCTTGGTCCGCATACTCTGCATAAAAAACTAGCCCATCAAATAACACAATCACACAAATAGAAAAATACTAacacatgcacacacacacacaaatggATCCTAATCCCCCACCTGACTCGTGGTAGAAAAATCGTCACGAAATCCAGCCTGAGCACTATACTGTACCAAATCCACAGTTGATGATCTTGCTATGGATAAGTGCGTTATCAAAGACGCAAAAGATAAAACGAGGACGAAGAGTGCAATCCATTTTATCTTAGATTTGAACACCATCTTTGcctcataaaaagaaaaaccaattccCAACTACGAACTACATTCCAATTCCAAAATACAGTGTGTTTATTATCATCCTGtgtatcaaaaagaaaaaatattaacgacaaaaataatgaaaaataaatgaatattgaATAGACGAATATCCTTGTcgttctcttaaaaaaaaaaagaaattcaaatatttccAAGAAACGTTGTGAAGAGAAAGAAACTACAAGCAAACGCTTAATATCTAATCCAGTGATATAGACGCTTTAACAACTGGTAAActtcaattaatatatatttatatattcgtacaaaaatataaaaacaataaatttaaaaaaaagaagtttgactTAGCATACTGATCCTGAGAGCATTAGATAGCTCAGATCTAAAGGTacgtaatttaataaattattttctcgGGAAACGAGCACAGTGAGTTGGAAGGAAGGAATACCAGATGTTGGAGTTGGGAGAATAATCGATTGCTTCCTGTGAAGAGCAAAAAAATTTTctcagagaaaaagaaaaaaaaaaggattttccGAGAAAATGAgcgagaaaagaaaaaaagaccaaaacgCAAGATGGCGCTTTGAATCTCTAGTTGCTTCTCAGTACGCGCTTGCTCCTCTCAGTGCtacgaaaaattaaaaaaatttccatgcCACGTCGAATTTTCCACGTAGGAAATTAGACTCTGGCCACGTGATTTTGTAAATCGCAATATTGCATGTTTGAcaaatcattatttaattttgttttatggaaGCATGATTTAAAATTTAGGTATATGTTTTAAGTCTGAAAATTaaatgatagaaaaaaaaattatttattattattattgtaaagaTATGTTTTCTCCTTACAAAGATTTtgaacttttatgttatatttggtACGGTATTTTGAAAGGCGtaaatacttttttctttttaggattttatacaataaaatatttttgtcataGAGTGAGTGGAATGGAAGCTCAGCCCAAAAGCTTTTAAGTTATTAGATAGCTGAATTTTTCATTGAGTGTGATTTTTGGGAGCTACCTCAATCTTAACCATTGAAATCTGAAAAATTTTTGACTCCTGTCTAAGCCCTTCCACTAGGCAACAACCTGGTTATGGTTCTATATCATCCCAGTGATGGTAAAAATTACTATTACTATAGTAATGAGTTTAACTCTTCATATAAtaataagtttgaattttatatacaaaaatgaTATAGTAAGAGGTTTATGaagaataaaagaataattGTGAAGGATAATTATTAACAACCATAATGCAAGTATATTCCCCAACAATATCCATCTCACATTAAGTAATATGCTGTCGGATGAAAGCATCAAGCAACATCTTACTTTATGTGAGGCACAATTTTTATAGTGAAACCTGacatattttttagcaaaattatatataataaaaaaagaaaaaaaaatataactatgGCTCTATACTATTTTGTCACAAAACAGCCTCCTTAGAATAGGTATAATCCATCTTTGCAATCCCATTTTTTCTGTTGTCTATAAGAATCTTAGCGACAAAAACAAAGGAAATTCAGTCTTGGAGAAATGAAAAAGAGCAAAACAGAACACTAACTTTCCAGAACCAATAGATACACTAGTAATGCACTATGATTTTGCTACTTGATTAGAAAAATTGGTATACAAAGTCAAGCAGATCTAATCTATCTCTTTGCAACATAATTTAGGAGAAAAAGAATCAAACTATAAGAATCAAATACATGTTTCCATTTTTGAATCACATAAtcatataacaaaattttttgaGCTAAAAATCCTTGGAAACACTTAAAGGAGCTCTCAACGAACTTCGGCGCAGCCACATCTCATACATTACCATGTAAAACGCATCATAATCAACAGAAGGTAGCTGCCACCGGAAGTGTTTGCGAACCTTGAGCACATTGCTCTGTAACAACAAATATTCATCTGAGCTGATTGCTTTAAGTGTTTTCTTAAGCAATGGTATATCTAGAGTAGCAACAATAACTGAGAAGCTCCCCCAGTTGAGTATATCTGCAAATGGTAGATCGTAGTAGTTGGCGATTATTACTGGGACACAACCATAGTATAATGAGTCTGCTATTCGAGCTGTGTTTACTTCAAAACCTTTAACATGGAGGCAGAACTTGCTTCCAAGCAGCTCATCAGCATATGGTGTCTTGAGCCGGCCAAAGTGGGCAAAGATCTCGGTGTCATTTCCCCAAACCTCAAGAAGCTTTTCGCGCACAGGGGAATTAATTCCTCCAGCAAAGAATGCAAGTTTTGTCCTGTATTTCATATTTGATGAGAGGCGATAAGTGAGCTCCATTTCATGAAGATATCAAAGCAACAAAAGAAAagttgttattaatttaatggcATATCACCTCTTTGATGATAGAAGATTAGGGGGCTCTCCCTCTCTTGGCCAGATTTGGGGCAGACAGGCATCCTTGTGAGAAATGTACCCAGGTAGGAAATAGCTCGAAGAGCAAACAACTTGAATGGCATTAAATTTTACTTCACTTGCTTTCTCCATTGCTGACCGTCCAATCGAATGACAAGCAACATAAAAATGATCAGCCCCACCAGTCCGGTTCCAATATGGATACTTTTGACTAATATTGAAGATGTAATCTCTGACAAAATCTTGAATACCTCCAACACCAACCCTAGGATCATGCCGCAACCTTGCAATTGAGAAAGGCAAAAAGAAAAGATCTGCCTCATTTGGGTTCTTCGTGATGAATTGGCTTTTCATCAGGACTTTCTTAAAGTAACTTTCACTGGCATAATTACCCCCAGGTTCAAAATCCACCGGCAATAGTGCATTTGCAAAGGGATCATTCCGCCTGTGAGGATAAACATATATCTTAAAGCtccttttcatttctttatAGTCTTCCAGAAAGATATGTGTATCATGGAACACCTCCTTATTGACATAGTTTCCTGAACAATAAAAACCAACAGTTCCAACATACCAGGATTAAGAAATGAAGAATCATTAACGCACTGACCTAAGCTTCCTCAACCTCCCAAGTCACCCCCCAAACACAAAAATTAGCACACTTTGGTGAACCATTGACACGGTTTCAACTCTGGAAATAGGACCAAAT is a window from the Ziziphus jujuba cultivar Dongzao chromosome 11, ASM3175591v1 genome containing:
- the LOC107407221 gene encoding probable glycosyltransferase At5g03795; translated protein: MANSALLFYYYSQRRRSASFRGFFFLPTTLALVTSLFIIFYISSTSNLITHPHQITLQLKPPSGFLNISAPTHQFISTTPFGNSSTKPFEAMKDQRTESQRSSRPQLGSNGNYVNKEVFHDTHIFLEDYKEMKRSFKIYVYPHRRNDPFANALLPVDFEPGGNYASESYFKKVLMKSQFITKNPNEADLFFLPFSIARLRHDPRVGVGGIQDFVRDYIFNISQKYPYWNRTGGADHFYVACHSIGRSAMEKASEVKFNAIQVVCSSSYFLPGYISHKDACLPQIWPREGEPPNLLSSKRTKLAFFAGGINSPVREKLLEVWGNDTEIFAHFGRLKTPYADELLGSKFCLHVKGFEVNTARIADSLYYGCVPVIIANYYDLPFADILNWGSFSVIVATLDIPLLKKTLKAISSDEYLLLQSNVLKVRKHFRWQLPSVDYDAFYMVMYEMWLRRSSLRAPLSVSKDF